The Ammospiza nelsoni isolate bAmmNel1 chromosome 27, bAmmNel1.pri, whole genome shotgun sequence genome contains a region encoding:
- the TIMM13 gene encoding mitochondrial import inner membrane translocase subunit Tim13 isoform X1, protein MESGFGSDFGSGGGGGGKLDPGLIMEQVKVQIAVANAQELLQRMTDKCFRKCIGKPGGALDNSEQKCIAMCMDRYMDSWNTVSRAYNSRLQRERANM, encoded by the exons ATGGAGAGCGGCTTCGGCTCCGATTTCGGCTCCGGAGGAGGCGGCGGGGGGAAGCTGGACCCGGGGCTCATCATGGAGCAGGTGAAGGTGCAGATCGCCGTGGCCAACGCACAGGAGCTCTTGCAG CGGATGACGGACAAGTGCTTTCGGAAGTGCATCGGGAAGCCCGGCGGCGCCCTGGACAACTCCGAGCAG AAGTGCATCGCCATGTGCATGGACCGGTACATGGACTCCTGGAACACAGTTTCGCGAGCCTACAATTCTCGGCTGCAGCGAGAGAGAGCCAACATGTGA
- the TIMM13 gene encoding mitochondrial import inner membrane translocase subunit Tim13 isoform X2, translated as MESGFGSDFGSGGGGGGKLDPGLIMEQVKVQIAVANAQELLQRMTDKCFRKCIGKPGGALDNSEQCIAMCMDRYMDSWNTVSRAYNSRLQRERANM; from the exons ATGGAGAGCGGCTTCGGCTCCGATTTCGGCTCCGGAGGAGGCGGCGGGGGGAAGCTGGACCCGGGGCTCATCATGGAGCAGGTGAAGGTGCAGATCGCCGTGGCCAACGCACAGGAGCTCTTGCAG CGGATGACGGACAAGTGCTTTCGGAAGTGCATCGGGAAGCCCGGCGGCGCCCTGGACAACTCCGAGCAG TGCATCGCCATGTGCATGGACCGGTACATGGACTCCTGGAACACAGTTTCGCGAGCCTACAATTCTCGGCTGCAGCGAGAGAGAGCCAACATGTGA